The following proteins come from a genomic window of Marispirochaeta sp.:
- a CDS encoding zinc-binding dehydrogenase produces MVFYIINEDFHKIPENLSFEQAALVEPMGIAAYAILGKAGVRTGDFVVILGTGPIALLALQMVKAAGASRVVTTGLDADEDSRFKAARAFGADMTINAQRKDPVALIKEATGGKGVDLVIDLSGAPSAILSGFKMLKKDGRFCAIGLPYGNVDFPWAEAVLGAYTVFFSFSSDFRAWEQCLQMMSQGKIKADGFTDNCFSLDDWSKALDTARSGKALKVIIKPS; encoded by the coding sequence ATGGTTTTTTATATAATCAATGAGGATTTTCATAAAATCCCTGAAAATCTGAGTTTTGAGCAGGCAGCTCTGGTAGAGCCAATGGGTATTGCCGCGTATGCTATCCTCGGAAAGGCTGGAGTCAGGACCGGCGATTTTGTGGTAATCCTTGGCACGGGCCCGATTGCGCTGCTTGCGCTGCAGATGGTAAAGGCCGCAGGGGCATCACGTGTCGTAACTACCGGACTTGATGCTGATGAAGATTCCCGGTTCAAGGCAGCCCGTGCATTCGGTGCAGATATGACTATTAACGCTCAGCGGAAGGATCCTGTTGCGCTTATAAAAGAGGCTACCGGAGGAAAAGGCGTCGACCTGGTTATTGATCTTTCCGGCGCCCCGTCGGCTATCTTGTCGGGATTTAAAATGCTGAAAAAAGACGGACGGTTCTGTGCCATAGGTCTTCCTTACGGTAATGTGGACTTTCCCTGGGCGGAGGCGGTACTCGGAGCTTATACTGTCTTTTTCAGCTTCAGTTCCGATTTCCGGGCATGGGAGCAGTGTCTTCAGATGATGTCGCAAGGAAAGATAAAGGCTGACGGGTTTACGGACAACTGTTTTTCTCTGGATGACTGGTCAAAAGCCCTGGACACAGCCAGAAGCGGTAAGGCGCTTAAGGTGATTATTAAACCGTCTTAA
- a CDS encoding DUF4386 domain-containing protein, which produces MSTTLNYRELQRTGRIAGIVYLIIFLSGLIAEFIIRQSFINVTNAAGTAGAIAGNESLFRLSILFDIVMVSSDIAIAALFFRMFRQTSELLALLALMFRMTQAVIIAVNLVNLFLAIRLSASAESSHFSLIFAQAHAIGYTLGMIFFAVNLIFLGILMIKADYFPSVLGYFMFVASAGYLTDSFAQVLMTNYHQYADILSGIVFTPAFITELALSLYLIIRGARNTHTGLSHNM; this is translated from the coding sequence ATGAGTACAACATTGAACTATAGAGAACTGCAACGTACCGGTCGCATTGCCGGTATAGTTTATCTGATAATATTTCTTTCAGGCCTGATCGCCGAGTTTATAATCCGGCAGAGCTTTATCAATGTTACAAATGCTGCCGGGACTGCAGGTGCAATCGCTGGAAATGAGAGTCTTTTTCGTCTTTCCATACTATTCGACATTGTGATGGTAAGCAGCGACATTGCTATTGCAGCCCTGTTCTTCCGCATGTTCCGTCAGACCAGCGAACTGCTTGCCCTCCTTGCACTCATGTTCAGAATGACTCAGGCTGTAATAATTGCGGTTAATCTTGTAAACCTGTTTCTGGCCATAAGGCTTTCGGCTTCCGCGGAAAGTTCGCACTTTTCCCTGATATTCGCCCAGGCTCATGCTATAGGCTATACCCTTGGAATGATCTTTTTTGCGGTTAACCTCATCTTTCTTGGAATCCTGATGATAAAGGCAGATTACTTCCCTTCAGTTCTGGGATACTTTATGTTTGTTGCATCGGCAGGATATCTGACTGACAGTTTTGCCCAGGTGCTGATGACAAATTATCATCAGTACGCAGATATTCTCAGCGGCATTGTGTTTACCCCTGCATTTATAACAGAACTTGCATTGAGTCTCTACCTGATAATTCGCGGAGCACGAAATACTCATACAGGCTTATCGCATAACATGTAG
- a CDS encoding NAD(P)-dependent alcohol dehydrogenase, protein METMRCAYVPKAGGPETIELRQIEKPVPGPGEILIQVKSATVTRGDVMLRKIPRIVTGTLGFFMGFKPMSIPGVEFSGIVRAVGSGVEGYGIDDEVCGTTTGLARGANAEFLCVPASPKHSVLTKKPESVSFDIAAAAAVGGMTAFQLLKKAGAGPGKKVLVYGASGSVGSAAVQLSKLFGCDTAAVCGPSNVSLIQELDISRVFDYIRESPFSTDTWDIIFDAVGKAPKKEAKTALNKDGAFTSIASPTKETVQVYREVLSYIAEGKLTVLIDKFFSLEEIQEAHRYVEKGHKRGNVIIHPEAAGAISV, encoded by the coding sequence ATGGAAACAATGAGATGTGCATATGTCCCCAAGGCAGGGGGGCCGGAAACAATCGAACTGAGGCAGATAGAAAAACCGGTTCCGGGTCCCGGGGAAATCCTGATCCAGGTTAAAAGTGCTACGGTAACCCGGGGAGATGTTATGCTCAGGAAAATTCCCCGGATAGTAACCGGAACTCTGGGGTTCTTTATGGGATTTAAACCGATGAGTATTCCCGGCGTTGAATTTTCCGGAATAGTCAGGGCTGTTGGCAGTGGTGTTGAGGGTTATGGAATCGACGACGAAGTATGCGGCACAACTACAGGCCTTGCCCGTGGCGCCAATGCTGAATTTCTCTGTGTTCCAGCCAGCCCCAAACACAGCGTTCTGACAAAAAAACCGGAATCCGTCAGTTTTGATATAGCGGCTGCTGCGGCGGTTGGAGGCATGACAGCATTTCAGCTTCTGAAAAAAGCAGGTGCCGGACCGGGAAAAAAGGTCCTTGTTTATGGAGCATCCGGATCAGTCGGTTCTGCTGCTGTTCAGCTGTCTAAACTATTCGGCTGTGATACCGCAGCAGTATGCGGACCTTCAAATGTTTCTCTGATACAAGAGCTTGATATATCCCGGGTATTTGACTACATCCGTGAATCACCTTTCTCCACCGACACCTGGGATATAATATTTGATGCAGTAGGAAAGGCACCTAAAAAGGAAGCAAAAACAGCCCTTAACAAAGACGGTGCGTTCACAAGTATCGCCTCCCCCACAAAAGAAACTGTCCAGGTATACAGAGAAGTTCTATCGTATATCGCTGAAGGCAAACTGACAGTTCTAATAGATAAATTTTTCAGTCTGGAAGAAATTCAGGAAGCTCACCGCTATGTGGAAAAGGGACATAAGCGTGGCAACGTGATTATTCATCCTGAAGCAGCAGGAGCAATTTCAGTATAG
- a CDS encoding serine protease encodes MKRLSSLVLIVLSLIITIGCVTPGGDTQGSNLVKRDITAVIQKTCFEVVVPRLEAEHIVYDRELPWEKIPYIVRTDDYNSIGTAFAIGEDRFITAAHVFSLTDDSLLYEDYFIRDSNGEVFPVTNLIRFHDSKDFVEFTVEGFRADSYLEFRDGPYVKNETVFQVGNIYGQGIVAVPGTILGDMVEPKNGEWKYIKSSPPNDKGSSGGPLIGADMKVIGVIDLKDDNFSYSLPVSEITAVTEGKGYMDRDYAYSFSLLMGEKSGLIPYVREIDLPMDLREVKSRMKNGYMESYEANMEAFLEESGGLFPEGSGSDEALHGASTSGGIQVIYRNKDDRKWYFSSLDKNSGNLGDEGQVQYVSIAGSVYFDLMKPKRMSHDELYDSPKSVMDTLISGVSFSRKFAGDDIRIKTLGEPFLNKTITDRYERHWHVGVWTIDYADEVGIMMWTAVPSGVIGVMTFVDSSSLDMWLYDFGKIADLIYVPYSATLQEWAGYLANEESSFGQYADMDLSYENEGRLNVETDEISISFGSDFLTVGDTMMMTLTRDVFEQEGEFVWGLRKINFSESKRDNYFVSYRFLKPSEDLPESYHQKWEDFRNRRHPYNSSTYMLDGHTDIGTVHPQFSEDEESVFSLYLAYEGDQSKESMEQRLEFLKTALSFK; translated from the coding sequence ATGAAGAGACTCTCATCCTTGGTACTCATTGTTCTCTCTTTAATTATTACAATCGGCTGTGTCACTCCGGGCGGAGATACTCAGGGCAGCAACCTGGTGAAGCGTGATATTACTGCCGTCATCCAGAAAACATGTTTTGAGGTTGTAGTGCCGCGATTGGAAGCGGAACATATCGTTTATGACCGGGAGCTGCCGTGGGAAAAAATCCCGTATATAGTGCGAACAGACGATTACAATTCTATCGGAACAGCATTTGCCATCGGCGAAGATCGATTCATCACAGCCGCTCATGTTTTCTCGCTCACGGACGATTCCCTTCTCTATGAGGATTATTTCATCCGTGATTCCAATGGCGAAGTGTTCCCTGTGACGAATCTGATCCGCTTTCATGACAGCAAGGATTTCGTCGAATTCACAGTCGAAGGATTTCGGGCGGATTCGTATTTGGAATTCCGCGATGGCCCCTATGTAAAGAACGAAACAGTATTCCAGGTGGGTAACATCTACGGCCAGGGAATCGTCGCGGTTCCGGGAACCATTCTGGGTGATATGGTTGAACCGAAGAATGGCGAGTGGAAATACATCAAGAGTTCCCCGCCGAACGACAAGGGTTCAAGCGGCGGCCCGCTTATAGGTGCGGACATGAAGGTGATCGGAGTCATCGACTTAAAAGATGATAATTTTTCGTATTCTCTCCCGGTGTCTGAAATCACCGCCGTGACCGAGGGTAAAGGATACATGGATAGAGATTATGCCTATTCGTTCAGCCTCCTTATGGGTGAGAAAAGCGGGCTCATACCGTATGTCCGCGAGATCGATCTTCCGATGGACCTGAGGGAAGTCAAGAGCCGGATGAAGAACGGGTATATGGAGAGTTACGAAGCGAACATGGAGGCGTTCCTCGAAGAATCCGGAGGTTTGTTCCCAGAAGGCAGCGGCAGCGATGAAGCTCTTCACGGTGCCTCCACGTCCGGCGGCATCCAGGTGATTTACCGGAACAAAGACGATCGAAAATGGTATTTCAGCTCATTGGACAAGAACAGCGGTAATTTGGGAGACGAGGGGCAGGTCCAGTACGTCAGTATTGCCGGAAGCGTGTATTTTGATTTGATGAAGCCAAAGAGAATGTCCCACGACGAACTCTATGATTCTCCGAAATCGGTTATGGACACCCTGATCTCCGGAGTCAGCTTTAGCAGGAAATTCGCCGGCGACGATATCCGGATCAAAACACTGGGGGAACCCTTCCTGAACAAAACCATCACTGATCGGTACGAACGGCACTGGCATGTTGGTGTATGGACCATCGACTACGCCGACGAAGTCGGAATCATGATGTGGACCGCCGTGCCCAGCGGTGTCATTGGGGTAATGACCTTTGTCGACTCATCGTCGCTCGATATGTGGCTCTATGACTTCGGGAAGATTGCCGATCTCATCTATGTTCCCTATTCCGCGACGCTGCAGGAATGGGCCGGTTATCTTGCTAATGAGGAATCTTCCTTCGGGCAATACGCGGACATGGATCTCTCCTATGAGAACGAGGGGCGCTTAAATGTCGAGACGGACGAAATCTCCATCTCATTCGGATCGGATTTCCTTACAGTTGGCGATACCATGATGATGACGCTAACGAGGGATGTCTTCGAGCAGGAGGGGGAATTTGTCTGGGGGCTTCGTAAAATCAACTTTAGCGAATCAAAGCGAGATAATTACTTTGTCTCCTATCGGTTCCTGAAGCCCTCTGAAGATCTGCCCGAATCCTATCATCAGAAATGGGAGGATTTTCGCAATCGACGTCATCCGTACAACTCTTCAACCTACATGCTGGATGGGCATACGGATATCGGAACCGTGCATCCACAATTCAGCGAAGACGAGGAGAGCGTATTCTCGCTGTACCTGGCATACGAGGGTGATCAATCCAAGGAATCGATGGAGCAGAGACTGGAGTTTCTCAAAACCGCCCTATCCTTTAAATGA
- a CDS encoding flavodoxin domain-containing protein, giving the protein MKGIILYKSRNGATRQYAQWLEEETGFPALELAKAAIKDIKQADIVIFGCPVLANSIPVSQWIRKKWNVLKSKRVVLYTTSGALPQNPQLRKIFESSFEPEISGNIQYFPQGGRMIFKKLNRMDKILMRIGQAMEKNPVIKEKMLQDKDNVDRDGIKPILQYVM; this is encoded by the coding sequence ATGAAAGGTATTATTCTGTACAAATCCAGGAACGGCGCGACAAGGCAATACGCGCAATGGCTCGAGGAAGAAACTGGATTTCCCGCGTTGGAGCTTGCAAAAGCAGCGATAAAGGATATTAAACAGGCGGATATCGTCATATTCGGCTGCCCGGTCCTTGCAAATTCAATACCTGTTTCCCAATGGATCAGGAAAAAATGGAATGTCCTTAAAAGTAAAAGGGTAGTTCTTTACACTACCTCCGGAGCCTTACCGCAGAACCCGCAGCTGCGCAAAATTTTTGAATCAAGTTTTGAACCGGAAATATCAGGCAACATACAATATTTCCCGCAGGGAGGAAGAATGATTTTCAAAAAACTTAACAGAATGGACAAGATTCTTATGAGAATAGGCCAGGCAATGGAAAAAAATCCCGTAATCAAGGAAAAGATGCTGCAGGATAAAGATAATGTAGACAGGGACGGGATAAAGCCTATTCTTCAGTATGTAATGTGA
- a CDS encoding helix-turn-helix domain-containing protein, with the protein MDKTNTRDTIFKTAVVLFSRKGYHGTSVRDIAREVGIKESSLYNHFNGKEAILDGILAYQMDVFDKAVHALDALKSTDVDDLTDPVEFWMAGTREFLKYMDPTSGLISRILINEMYLNQKCREFYLDTMTKARKDLVKALFSEMRKKEMIRDCGIEMTADHYVYLLQGLEIEHTLRELDGEDPGVLKNELIGHITLFIQGLAQ; encoded by the coding sequence GTGGACAAGACAAACACCAGGGACACAATCTTCAAGACGGCAGTAGTTCTATTTTCCCGGAAAGGGTATCACGGCACATCCGTCAGGGACATTGCCCGGGAAGTCGGAATAAAGGAGAGCTCCCTGTATAATCATTTTAACGGAAAGGAAGCGATCCTCGACGGTATTCTTGCGTATCAGATGGATGTATTTGACAAGGCGGTTCACGCCCTGGACGCCCTGAAATCCACCGATGTCGACGATCTTACAGACCCGGTGGAGTTCTGGATGGCTGGTACCCGGGAATTTCTTAAATACATGGACCCGACAAGCGGACTTATCTCCCGGATACTCATCAATGAAATGTATCTAAATCAGAAATGCAGGGAATTCTATCTGGATACCATGACAAAAGCCAGGAAAGATCTGGTTAAAGCGCTTTTCAGCGAGATGCGAAAGAAAGAAATGATCAGGGACTGTGGGATTGAAATGACTGCAGACCATTATGTATACCTGCTTCAAGGCCTCGAAATAGAACACACCCTCAGGGAGCTGGATGGCGAAGATCCAGGGGTGCTGAAGAATGAATTGATCGGGCACATCACCCTGTTTATACAAGGGTTGGCACAATAA
- a CDS encoding serine hydrolase domain-containing protein, with amino-acid sequence MKRFLLSVVATAVAVALFSCTVAPAQRAAEGCGTREAVEHLIQERIDQTGITGLTAAVVHNGEPVVVRGFGARDGEGNPVTEDTLFQIGSVTKIITALAVMNLVEEGVIDLEADVRDYMPEFRPQSLGNTKTAVTVRDLLTHHSGLPSAYLKDFILDRPSADAFMNTSRRLSREYLVWDPGTVFAYNNVGFSLLGELVATVSGTSYGQYITETIFEPFGMENARVYLSDLENPKVSGGFTDGEPEDLSLIKDVPAGSVLLSAKDMRLFLEKLLASAAGTSDALLEPETLRSMFVPQNGDNPLDDAFEIGLTFWIDSLGGTPMYGHGGTLPPFYAEMRLIPGEDLGIFLVSNDNAGDNFVLTPLIIDIANLLTTGKAGPESAPETRPSTAMERSTLDGHYVIGGLGMASLETRKDELIASIPAIGVDTTVTFRTDNSIALGTTGLVLKPSHVEEAAFFCYMDHFYLGPVTPVSSQELSLEWQERTGRYTVEGQFFETIEFSYDEAAWAPVLNVETDTGEWMKLALTTLNDTLLQVQGIWPERGQYYRVSCLRIAGDSAIRGH; translated from the coding sequence ATGAAACGATTTCTGTTGTCTGTTGTCGCAACCGCAGTTGCTGTTGCCCTTTTCTCCTGTACCGTCGCACCCGCCCAACGCGCGGCGGAAGGTTGCGGTACTCGCGAGGCAGTGGAGCACCTCATCCAGGAACGGATTGACCAGACCGGTATCACCGGACTAACGGCGGCGGTAGTCCACAACGGTGAACCGGTGGTGGTCCGCGGATTCGGCGCACGAGATGGCGAGGGCAATCCGGTGACCGAGGATACGCTGTTTCAGATCGGGTCGGTCACCAAAATCATTACCGCTCTGGCGGTGATGAACCTCGTGGAGGAGGGCGTCATCGATCTGGAGGCGGATGTTCGGGATTATATGCCGGAGTTTCGCCCGCAATCTCTCGGGAATACGAAGACTGCTGTGACGGTCCGCGACCTGTTGACTCACCACTCGGGACTTCCCAGTGCCTATCTTAAGGACTTCATACTGGACCGTCCCAGCGCCGACGCTTTCATGAATACCTCCCGGCGCCTTTCCCGGGAGTACCTAGTGTGGGATCCGGGTACGGTGTTTGCCTACAACAACGTCGGGTTCAGTCTGCTGGGCGAACTGGTGGCAACCGTCTCCGGAACCTCATATGGGCAGTACATTACCGAAACGATTTTTGAGCCCTTCGGCATGGAGAACGCCCGCGTTTACCTCTCTGACCTGGAGAATCCGAAGGTGTCCGGTGGATTCACCGACGGAGAGCCGGAGGATCTTTCCCTGATCAAGGACGTTCCGGCCGGATCGGTGCTGCTCTCGGCGAAGGACATGCGGCTGTTCCTGGAGAAACTGCTTGCGTCCGCCGCCGGCACCTCCGATGCGCTCCTGGAGCCCGAAACCCTTCGGTCAATGTTCGTTCCGCAGAACGGTGATAATCCCCTGGATGACGCATTTGAGATTGGCCTGACGTTCTGGATCGACTCCCTGGGCGGTACGCCAATGTATGGCCACGGCGGAACGCTCCCACCGTTCTATGCCGAAATGCGGCTGATTCCAGGGGAAGACCTGGGAATCTTTCTAGTGTCCAACGACAACGCCGGGGACAACTTCGTCCTCACACCGCTGATTATAGACATCGCCAACCTGCTGACGACGGGTAAGGCCGGGCCCGAAAGCGCTCCCGAAACCCGGCCATCCACCGCTATGGAACGGAGTACGCTGGATGGCCACTATGTGATCGGCGGGCTCGGCATGGCATCACTTGAGACGCGGAAAGATGAATTGATCGCGAGCATTCCCGCCATAGGCGTCGACACGACTGTGACGTTCCGAACCGACAACTCGATCGCCCTTGGAACGACCGGACTGGTTCTGAAGCCCTCCCATGTGGAGGAGGCGGCATTTTTCTGTTACATGGACCATTTCTATCTGGGCCCGGTCACCCCCGTTTCTTCACAAGAGCTGTCGCTGGAATGGCAGGAGCGAACCGGCCGGTACACCGTCGAAGGGCAGTTTTTTGAGACGATAGAGTTCTCCTATGACGAAGCCGCCTGGGCACCGGTGCTGAACGTCGAAACAGATACTGGGGAGTGGATGAAGCTTGCGCTCACCACCCTCAACGACACGCTGCTGCAGGTTCAGGGGATTTGGCCGGAACGTGGGCAATATTATCGAGTATCGTGTTTACGGATCGCGGGAGACTCTGCGATACGCGGGCATTGA
- a CDS encoding helix-turn-helix transcriptional regulator: MTVTVDLIIQIIAISVGIGSLVVLTYLRFLVPPTTGQRYALVIVPAFTINYFFGILAYALAPVPVSPWRYTATVSVQSFSMLLLMFYSLRFVEVLGRPRYVAVGGAARTVLVVLAAAVFLDLIRPSDVTTGLAEVCVSLFTVTLWGYLFTVEAPSGIARGIRITGLLGFGILIPAFFLQRNLITESGFHVVDAVVYLFVTMSALIFSVYYMVHRRKEATELLSPAELQQRFDLTQREVEVMELLIKSYSYKEIGAALGIAMPTVKTHVTRVYKKTGTEGKSGLRYVILQNSGSVIQKST, from the coding sequence GTGACTGTTACGGTGGATCTTATTATTCAGATCATTGCGATTTCCGTAGGGATCGGGTCCCTGGTGGTTCTGACGTATCTGCGATTCCTGGTTCCTCCCACCACCGGCCAGCGATATGCTCTCGTGATCGTACCGGCGTTTACGATCAACTATTTCTTTGGAATCCTTGCCTACGCACTTGCACCGGTTCCCGTCTCGCCGTGGCGCTATACTGCAACGGTGAGTGTGCAGTCTTTCTCGATGCTGCTGCTGATGTTCTATTCGCTGCGTTTTGTTGAAGTGTTGGGACGACCGCGTTACGTCGCCGTGGGGGGCGCGGCGCGAACGGTGCTGGTGGTTCTGGCAGCGGCGGTGTTTCTGGACCTGATCCGCCCATCGGACGTGACCACCGGACTGGCAGAGGTGTGTGTCTCTCTCTTTACGGTTACGCTCTGGGGATATCTGTTCACTGTAGAAGCACCATCCGGAATTGCCCGGGGAATTCGGATAACCGGCCTCCTTGGATTCGGGATTCTGATACCCGCGTTCTTTCTTCAACGGAATCTTATTACCGAGTCTGGATTTCACGTGGTGGACGCGGTGGTATATCTATTTGTCACGATGTCGGCGCTGATCTTTTCGGTGTACTACATGGTACATCGACGAAAGGAAGCCACGGAGTTGCTTTCGCCGGCCGAACTCCAGCAGAGGTTCGACCTGACGCAGCGCGAGGTTGAGGTAATGGAGCTTTTAATTAAGTCGTATTCCTACAAGGAGATCGGTGCCGCTCTTGGCATTGCGATGCCCACCGTCAAAACTCATGTAACGAGGGTCTACAAAAAGACTGGAACCGAGGGAAAATCGGGGTTGCGTTACGTAATTTTGCAGAATTCCGGTTCAGTCATACAAAAATCAACCTAG